The following coding sequences are from one Seonamhaeicola sp. ML3 window:
- a CDS encoding MmcQ/YjbR family DNA-binding protein: MNIEEIRACCLSKKATTEDFPFDEDTLVFKVLGKMFALVSLKWWERGEAAINLKCNPDYAEELRSEYNSIRPGYHMNKKHWNTVYLHEGELDFQFLKQLINHSYEMVVKGMPKKLRDSL; encoded by the coding sequence GTGAACATAGAGGAGATAAGAGCCTGTTGCCTGAGTAAGAAAGCAACAACTGAAGATTTTCCGTTCGATGAAGACACGCTTGTGTTTAAAGTCTTAGGTAAAATGTTTGCTTTGGTTTCTCTAAAATGGTGGGAGCGTGGTGAGGCTGCTATAAATTTAAAGTGTAATCCAGATTATGCCGAGGAGTTAAGATCCGAATACAATAGCATTCGTCCTGGATATCATATGAACAAAAAACATTGGAATACTGTTTATCTTCATGAAGGTGAATTGGATTTTCAGTTTTTAAAACAACTCATAAATCATTCTTATGAAATGGTTGTAAAAGGGATGCCAAAAAAGCTAAGAGATAGCTTGTGA
- a CDS encoding alkylphosphonate utilization protein, with translation MSILQTLIERSGNTCELCGATHHLKQYTIPPALNENVDNDVLICDTCTSQIEGDAEMNPNHWRCLNDSMWSEHIAVQIMAWRMLQRLREEGWPKDLLDMMYLSDEALAFARATGEDKDSSEKIIHRDVNGAELKVGDSVVLIKDLKVKGTSMVAKQGTTVRNIRLDHENAKHIEGKVGSQLIVIVTDYIKRC, from the coding sequence ATGAGCATACTACAAACTTTAATAGAGAGAAGTGGAAATACATGTGAATTATGTGGAGCAACACATCATTTAAAACAATATACAATACCACCAGCCTTAAACGAAAATGTAGATAATGATGTATTGATTTGTGATACTTGTACATCTCAAATAGAAGGCGATGCAGAAATGAATCCCAACCATTGGCGGTGTTTGAATGATAGTATGTGGAGTGAGCATATCGCTGTTCAAATTATGGCTTGGAGAATGCTTCAAAGATTAAGAGAAGAAGGTTGGCCTAAAGATTTGCTTGATATGATGTATTTAAGCGATGAAGCATTGGCTTTTGCAAGAGCAACAGGTGAAGATAAGGATTCGAGTGAGAAAATAATTCATCGCGATGTAAATGGTGCCGAGCTTAAAGTTGGCGACTCTGTGGTTTTAATAAAAGATTTAAAAGTAAAAGGCACTAGTATGGTTGCTAAACAAGGAACTACCGTTAGAAATATTAGGTTAGATCATGAAAATGCTAAACACATAGAGGGTAAAGTTGGAAGCCAACTCATAGTTATCGTAACAGATTATATTAAAAGGTGTTAG
- a CDS encoding DUF4440 domain-containing protein — protein MKKILLLFLLCTVSFNIAIAQNDDEKNIKDIQAVLKSQRIAWSKDNIEKYMEGYWKSDSLVFYGSNGIVQGWDNTLERYKKAYPTKEHTGKLNFRINAVTKIAEDAYYVLGEYHIKREVGNADGNFMLVFKKIKGEWKIIADMST, from the coding sequence ATGAAAAAAATTCTACTCCTTTTTTTATTATGCACAGTGTCATTTAACATTGCCATAGCTCAAAACGATGATGAAAAAAACATAAAAGACATCCAAGCTGTACTAAAATCCCAAAGAATAGCCTGGTCTAAAGACAACATTGAAAAATACATGGAAGGCTATTGGAAAAGTGATTCCTTGGTTTTTTATGGCAGCAATGGTATTGTTCAAGGCTGGGATAACACTTTAGAGCGGTACAAAAAGGCCTATCCAACAAAAGAACATACAGGCAAACTAAACTTTAGAATTAACGCTGTTACAAAAATAGCCGAAGACGCTTATTATGTTTTAGGTGAGTACCACATTAAAAGAGAAGTTGGTAATGCCGATGGTAATTTCATGCTTGTCTTTAAAAAGATAAAGGGTGAGTGGAAAATAATAGCAGACATGTCTACTTAA
- a CDS encoding STAS domain-containing protein, protein MGLIINSSSNFFELAGVLNQENVVDLQRVIRKGLKKYDQLTISIEAVESIDRYGVKAIAELHDEALNNDKRLSIVGYGCKDLYNHFKSTDAAA, encoded by the coding sequence ATGGGTTTAATAATTAACAGTTCAAGTAATTTTTTTGAATTAGCCGGTGTGTTAAATCAAGAAAACGTAGTAGACTTACAAAGAGTTATCCGAAAAGGTCTAAAGAAGTACGATCAACTTACCATCAGTATCGAAGCTGTAGAGAGTATAGACCGTTACGGCGTTAAAGCTATAGCAGAACTTCATGACGAAGCGCTGAATAATGACAAAAGATTGTCTATAGTAGGTTACGGCTGTAAAGATTTATACAATCATTTTAAGTCTACCGACGCCGCTGCCTAA
- a CDS encoding DUF4407 domain-containing protein translates to MLKQFFIICSGADTDILNQCSKGEQNKYVGIGATVFFTALMASIAASYALYTVFDNLFAAIVFGLVWGLLIFNLDRYIVSTIKKTGNITDELIQATPRLILAVIIAIVISKPLELKIFQKEIDQVLLEQKNKLTLDNKTQIAEQYAPSITDLNNTIESLRLEIDTKEAEVNQLYDKYIAEAEGTSGTKRVGKGPVYKEKREKHDALLTELQALKTDNKIKIKDAEAQIAKLKTDYETQVAYSQPIINNFDGLMARVNALGELPWLPSFFIFLLFLAIETSPIFAKLLSPRGAYDFKLEDQETAIKTDVLQNKNQRGHLLKTDNLINDRIYSDIEQEEELYTYKRKKARELMQLQADAFFKNQKKFL, encoded by the coding sequence ATGTTAAAGCAATTTTTTATCATCTGCTCGGGTGCCGATACAGATATTTTAAACCAATGTTCTAAGGGCGAACAAAACAAATATGTTGGTATAGGCGCTACAGTTTTCTTTACGGCCTTAATGGCATCAATCGCTGCAAGCTATGCACTTTACACGGTATTCGATAACTTATTTGCTGCTATTGTCTTCGGATTGGTTTGGGGGCTTCTAATCTTCAATCTGGACCGCTATATCGTTTCAACAATTAAAAAAACCGGCAATATTACCGATGAACTTATTCAGGCCACTCCAAGACTTATATTGGCTGTAATTATTGCAATTGTTATATCTAAACCTCTTGAGCTGAAAATTTTCCAAAAGGAAATCGACCAAGTCTTGCTAGAACAGAAAAACAAACTAACACTTGATAATAAAACCCAAATTGCCGAACAGTATGCCCCATCAATAACAGATTTAAATAATACCATAGAGTCTTTACGCCTAGAAATAGACACCAAAGAGGCTGAAGTGAACCAGTTATACGACAAATATATTGCCGAGGCCGAAGGAACATCAGGTACTAAACGAGTTGGAAAAGGACCTGTATACAAAGAAAAAAGAGAGAAACATGATGCTCTTTTAACCGAGTTGCAAGCGCTAAAAACCGATAACAAAATAAAAATCAAAGATGCCGAAGCTCAAATTGCAAAACTCAAGACTGACTACGAAACACAGGTAGCTTACTCACAACCTATCATAAACAATTTTGACGGACTAATGGCAAGAGTCAATGCCCTAGGTGAGTTACCTTGGCTTCCGTCGTTCTTTATTTTTCTGCTATTCTTAGCCATAGAAACTTCTCCAATTTTTGCCAAACTATTATCACCAAGAGGAGCCTACGATTTTAAACTTGAAGACCAAGAAACTGCTATAAAAACAGATGTACTTCAAAATAAAAATCAAAGGGGGCACCTACTAAAAACAGACAACTTGATTAACGACCGCATTTATTCAGACATAGAGCAAGAAGAAGAGCTCTACACATATAAGCGGAAAAAAGCAAGAGAACTCATGCAATTACAAGCAGATGCGTTTTTTAAAAACCAAAAAAAATTCCTTTAG
- a CDS encoding DMT family transporter, whose amino-acid sequence MKNQHNNHLLLLGLATILISTSGTLGKFIDLPTPVTIWFRSALAAIFLFVFCRIRKLSIKIHSKKDIPTLLISSLLLGGHWVTYFYALKLSNVAIGMLSMFTFPVITALLEPFFTKSKFNPTHIILALVVLLGIYILAPEFNFESDHLKGILFGVFSAFCYAIRNLILKRHVDNYNGTVIMMMQSLIVSIILIPVLFKMDISNLQTQIPYLLILGLVTTAIGHSLFITSLKYFSVSTASIIGSAQPICGIIIAFIFLNEIPTINTFIGGALILGTVIIESIRSKKS is encoded by the coding sequence ATGAAAAACCAACATAACAATCATTTACTTTTATTAGGGCTTGCAACCATTTTAATAAGCACCTCTGGCACTTTAGGTAAATTTATAGACCTCCCTACCCCTGTAACCATTTGGTTTAGAAGTGCTTTAGCAGCTATATTCTTGTTTGTTTTTTGCCGCATTAGAAAACTAAGCATTAAAATACATTCAAAAAAAGACATTCCAACCTTGCTAATAAGTTCCCTGTTATTGGGTGGGCATTGGGTAACTTATTTTTATGCTCTAAAACTATCGAATGTAGCCATTGGTATGCTTTCTATGTTTACATTTCCTGTAATCACTGCCTTACTTGAGCCCTTTTTTACAAAGTCCAAATTCAACCCAACACATATTATACTTGCTTTAGTAGTACTATTGGGCATTTACATACTTGCACCAGAATTTAACTTTGAGAGCGATCATTTAAAAGGTATTCTCTTTGGGGTGTTTTCAGCATTTTGTTACGCCATTAGAAACCTTATTCTAAAACGCCATGTAGACAATTATAACGGCACGGTAATTATGATGATGCAGTCTCTAATAGTAAGTATTATTTTAATTCCTGTTTTGTTTAAAATGGACATTAGTAATTTACAAACACAAATTCCCTATTTACTTATTTTAGGTTTAGTCACCACTGCCATAGGTCACTCTTTATTCATTACTAGCTTAAAGTATTTCTCTGTAAGCACAGCAAGTATTATTGGTAGTGCACAACCCATTTGCGGAATCATAATAGCCTTCATCTTCCTAAATGAAATCCCAACCATAAATACTTTTATAGGTGGTGCCCTCATTTTGGGCACAGTCATTATAGAAAGTATTCGGTCTAAAAAATCTTAA